One window from the genome of Nicotiana tomentosiformis chromosome 5, ASM39032v3, whole genome shotgun sequence encodes:
- the LOC104096421 gene encoding auxin-responsive protein SAUR68-like, whose product MISAKKLIKMARRWQRFAAKQRKRIAFPRNGSDADSYSTSSSSIAEKGHFVVYTADQARFVTPLAYLENEVIRQLLSMSGKEFGLPSGGPITLPCDSAFIILI is encoded by the coding sequence ATGATCAGTGCTAAGAAACTCATCAAGATGGCCAGGAGATGGCAAAGGTTCGCGGCCAAGCAGAGGAAGAGGATTGCATTTCCAAGAAATGGTAGTGATGCAGACAGTTATAGTACATCCTCATCTTCTATAGCTGAGAAAGGCCATTTTGTAGTATATACAGCTGATCAAGCTCGCTTCGTCACTCCATTGGCTTACCTTGAAAATGAGGTCATTAGGCAACTCTTAAGCATGTCCGGAAAAGAGTTTGGGCTACCGAGTGGTGGCCCTATTACATTACCGTGTGATTCAGCGTTCATTATCTTGATATAG